One genomic segment of Nocardia spumae includes these proteins:
- the metK gene encoding methionine adenosyltransferase: protein MRTSGSRLFTSESVTEGHPDKICDAISDSILDALLSQDPHSRVAVETLVTTGQVHVAGEVTTEAYADIPTIVREKVLEIGYDSSAKGFDGASCGVNVAIGAQSPDIAQGVDHSHEARVGGSDDEIERQGAGDQGLMFGYATKETPELMPLPIALAHRLSRRLTEVRKSGVLPYLRPDGKTQVTIEYEGDRPVRLDTVVLSTQHAADIDLDNLLAPDIREKVVDSVLADLELPNPLDTSDIRLLVNPTGKFVLGGPMGDAGLTGRKIIVDTYGGMARHGGGAFSGKDPSKVDRSAAYAMRWVAKNVVAAELAERVEVQVAYAIGKAAPVGLFVETFGTEKVDPDRISKAISEVFDLRPGAIIRDLDLLRPIYAPTAAYGHFGRTDVDLPWERTDRADKLRAAAGL from the coding sequence GTGCGCACGTCCGGTAGCCGGCTATTCACGAGTGAGTCCGTCACAGAGGGTCACCCGGACAAGATCTGTGACGCGATCAGCGATTCCATCCTCGACGCCCTGCTCTCGCAGGACCCGCACAGCCGGGTCGCGGTCGAGACCCTGGTGACCACCGGTCAGGTGCATGTGGCCGGTGAGGTGACCACCGAGGCCTACGCCGATATCCCCACCATCGTGCGCGAGAAGGTGCTCGAGATCGGGTACGACTCCTCGGCGAAGGGCTTCGACGGCGCGTCCTGCGGCGTCAACGTCGCGATCGGCGCCCAGTCGCCCGATATCGCCCAGGGTGTGGACCATTCCCATGAGGCCCGCGTCGGTGGGTCCGACGACGAGATCGAACGTCAGGGTGCCGGCGACCAGGGTCTGATGTTCGGATACGCCACCAAGGAGACCCCCGAGCTGATGCCGCTGCCGATCGCGCTGGCGCATCGGCTGTCGCGGCGGCTGACCGAGGTCCGCAAGTCCGGCGTGCTGCCCTATCTGCGTCCCGACGGCAAGACCCAGGTCACCATCGAATACGAGGGTGACCGGCCGGTCCGGCTCGACACGGTGGTGCTGTCGACCCAGCACGCCGCCGATATCGACCTCGACAACCTGCTGGCTCCCGATATCCGGGAGAAGGTCGTGGACTCGGTCCTGGCCGATCTGGAGCTGCCCAACCCGCTCGACACCTCCGATATCCGCCTGCTCGTCAACCCGACCGGCAAGTTCGTGCTCGGGGGCCCGATGGGTGATGCGGGTCTGACCGGTCGCAAGATCATCGTCGACACCTACGGCGGTATGGCCCGCCACGGTGGCGGCGCGTTCTCCGGTAAGGATCCGTCGAAGGTGGACCGCTCGGCCGCCTACGCCATGCGCTGGGTCGCCAAGAATGTGGTCGCGGCCGAACTCGCGGAACGGGTCGAGGTCCAGGTCGCGTACGCGATCGGCAAGGCCGCGCCGGTGGGGCTGTTCGTCGAGACCTTCGGTACCGAGAAGGTCGATCCGGACCGCATCTCGAAGGCGATCAGCGAGGTCTTCGATCTGCGCCCGGGCGCCATCATCCGCGATCTGGACCTGCTGCGGCCGATCTACGCGCCGACCGCCGCCTACGGTCACTTCGGCCGCACCGATGTGGACCTGCCCTGGGAGCGCACCGACCGCGCCGACAAGTTGCGCGCGGCCGCCGGTCTCTGA